In the Drosophila teissieri strain GT53w chromosome 3R, Prin_Dtei_1.1, whole genome shotgun sequence genome, cctctttgtttttttcggtttttcgtttcttttttttttttgcatttcggTTCGGCCAGTGTAACAGCAAATTGAGCAGTCGCcataaaacaacaaacaaacttaGCCGTTCTGCGGCACTACCACCAGCACGACGAccagcaaaaggaaaaaagggaGCACTGAACTCGCCCCTCCAGTGGATTCCCCGAAAAAATACATGGAGCTACATGATGAGCCATAAAACTATTGCAGTTATTTGGAGTAGATTGCACGGGCGGCGATACCCAGATACTTATGGGATAAGGTGGAATAAATATTTCCGTTGGCGGCCAAAAGGCGATTGCGATTCAGGCCAAAGCCTCTCTAATGCCAACTTATCCAGTTCCTATCATAAATACCAGTTTGCGAGACCGTGGTGTTCCTGCTTTCGAACCTAAGAGCCCTGAAAATAAAGGGGAAAACGTGatagtgtttttatttattgcggACCCTATAGTACAACCTTAAAGTTAACTAAAAACGAATACCTTATTTACGAAAATCGCCTCGGCACTCGATAGCGATCATCAGGAGACATAGCCACTTGATAATAATTGAAcacaataaaagaaaaaatgaaaaagagcGCTAAGGGACATATATTAAAAGGtactaaatataaaacacaaattaatgaTAAACGGACTCACCCAAAGGAACTATTAGCCAGTGAATGAAAAATATGCCTATGCCGCAGAAAACTATGGATGAACCAACCAAACACCGAACATCCTGTTGAAAAGGAGGATTGTCATATAGCACTAGAGTGTAGAAAAGTAAACCATGCAACCTTTAAAACACCAATAAGTAACATGAAACCAGATAGTGTCAAATTGCCTCCACATAcgcaaccaaaaaccaaaacagaatTGGGTAGTTTTTGTCGTTTCACAAAGTCCACAACTAATGCTGTAAAAtagtatataattttatattattttcctaTATTTTAGAACTCTACTCACGGATAAATGCAAAGCCAAAGATTATGTTGAGGCATGCCCAAAAAATGCAAGCCCTGTACTTGGTGCAAATAGTAAGGTTTGTTATAAAGGAAAGCTTTTTGCACATGGTATTCCGAAATATTGACACACATTTTGACATTAAACGAAAATAAGCATGTTAAACTGAAACTTCATTTGTTGTTCTGTTTGTGTGCTCATGCACTTCACAAACATCTGCAGAATTGAGCTTAGTTTCGCGCTTTATAATTATCGAACTCGAATTAATGTTCATCAGCAGCTGTTCGTAGCTAATTACCATGCAAATGAAGAACTCTGTTGAGACTCTGATACATTTCCCCATTTGCCCATATGGACACAATGGTAAAAGTAAGCAAATAATGTCATTCAATTACAGAATTAAACTTTCCCCATTTCGTTTTCCGTTGAAGCGTGAAAAGTGAACACAGTGTCGTCGCCGTTCAAACACCTGAACCcttccatttttccatttccacgtccgtgtctgtgtctgtgtctgtgtccgTGTCCACCTGTTAACTAATCAAATAACTGAAGCGACACGAAAATACCCAAATGTGGTCATGTCAATGGTTTCGGCCGCCGGCGCTGACAGTGTACAAATccaatgcaaacaaaagtgcaaatGAGTTCGAGAGTGCGACGCTAAAATGTTTGCCCAAGCCAAAATGTTAATGGTAATGACAGCTCCGAGAATTCGTTAACGAAGTACGAGCACGTATGGTTCAGTTTGGTTCAGTATGTTTCAGTACGGTTCCGCCGGATTCAAATCCCCGGGACTCAGATGAGCCCTCTCAGTCTATCACAATTTCCATCAGTGTGCATCAGCGCACCCAAAGGCCAAcaaatgccattaaaaattGCCACGTGAAATGCTTTCAAAAGCCATCGACAGAGAAGGGTTGTACGGGTACAGGGTATATGTTTGGTGTATGTATGGTATATGTATCCTTATTTCTGgcaactaaattaaaatatttacggGTAGATCTGCATGTATCCCAATTATACGCGACCCAAAATATGATAGTTAGATGGTCAGAccagaaaccaaaaccaaactaaaacCGCACCAAGAAGACAACCCGGCTAAATCCCATAATTAAGCTTATATGCATGTCCTTGTCGTCCTCGCTCTACTCGCTTCTACTCGTCCTTTTTGCGTGCATGTGATGTATTAATTTAGAGAAAACCAACATCCACCCACTCAGGCATCATCCGACCCCCGAGTagaaacaacaaccacatggcCGACAATGGCAACCGGCAACCGGCAACGGCCACAATTACACCTACAGGAAGGCAGAGAGTACAGGACAATGGCAGGACACCGGGGCTCGGGAGTCTGGGAATTCTGGTAGTTCTGGTAGTTCTGGGTtgcgggagcagcagcaacagcaaaactATTTCACAGCTAAAAATGCTGTTATGCGTTTATATTAACACGGATGtacccgcacacacactcacacacatctACCAGGACACCCCGAAATCCTGACACCCACTATATAGTAAAGTCGTGGAGGACACGAGGACACGAGGCACGTAGAAAGGTAGCCAGCATACATTAGCAGGCACGTAGGATGCAAACTAACTGTGCCATTGGACCAGAAATAGTATCAGCGATACGAATCATATGCGGCAGCGCCAAAAACGCAGACCAAGCCCAGACCAGGACCTCATCCTGCAActcccatccccatctccattccCATCCACCCACCAGGATACGCCCCACTTATCCCGTACGACCAACCGATTCAGCGATGCGACTTGGTCGCACACGGTAATGTGGAAGAGCATCCTGCGGGGGCTGCccaaatgataataaaaatcCAGACTTATCACAAGCAATCCCAAAATAATATGGGAATATAATTATCTTTCGGTATATTCCATATTCTTCAGTTATTGATGAATTTGCAGACTCATTCCATGCGCTATTATCAAATGCAGCACTTTCATTTCTAaacagaaattgaaaacattgaTTTGCATCAAATCAGCCAAAATGaacaaatgcatttcaataaatacGACATAATTATAGATGCATTTGCAAACACAGCTTTATTGATATAAACAACTTTtgatatataaacatttttagtgAAATGTACTCTTTTTATTGAAAAGATAATAGACATATTTAACACATAAATCCTAAAGTGTGCTAATCGCTGCGACAAATTGGTGAATTTGATTATTCTGCATAAAAAACCAATAATAACCATAAAATTACAATAagccattaaatatttatggaaataaaggaaaaagaaatcgtgacaatttgttttacttttattaaagTTAAAAGTCATGCAAATTTAGCGCAACGCTCTTGGATTTGCATACTACAAATTTGTATTAGGCGAAGGAATTTGGTTTGTGTTGATTTATACCatttgaaatcaaatgaatttatataaaatatttcatattattcATGTGCCTTTGAAATAAAATCACAGGAACTTTTACAGAGCCCCTCGCATGGTGCAGGTTTCGTCACACGCTAAACAGTTGGCAAGTATTCGAAGGACTGGGTTGGGTGACGCGTGGGTCCGGATTCGGGATGGGGGATTGAaagattggggattggggttGGGGATTGCGGATCTGGGACGGGATACCAAATACTACAGAGAGGGTCTGGCTGCAGCCGTAGGTGGGGATGTATCCTTTGTGCCAGCATGGAGCGTTGGCAAAAGTTAGTTACGAGTGCGAACAATGATATTacgtaaaatattttgaaactgCTGCCGTTGTCGACCTGCTCTCAGTTTCGCTGTTCTCCGCCGGAgaggtgtgggtgtgggtgtgggtgtccTACTGGGTGttggtgtgagtgtgtgtcgCTGTGTGTGGGTGATATGTGGGCGTAAAGTGGTAGGAAGTGGGGCGTGAGTttaagggggcgtggccaaggGAGTTTCTGCGGCCATGTGGCATGTGACAGCAAAACGCTGCTGACTCCGACGCTCCACCTTTGCCGTAATTGTGTCGCACATGACCCCTTTAGTCGGAGGATGGCACCCTTTTCGCTCCTCGCAACTCGTGGAAGGACAATGAGAGGGTCTGAGTGCAATAACCACAATTTCAGATTGAGATGGAGCCAAACATGGCCCCAACAACCCCCAACCCACCCCACTCCACCCCGGCGCACCCACTCGATCCCAATTCCTCTGCTAGCCTAAGCGTAAGCTCATTAcgttttggctttgttttggactaattaaatttgaatgactattttcacttaaaaactttttgccccaCTGGCTGGTTGGGTTTGCCCCACCATTTCAAACTCCTTCagtgtttttgctgcttttgctgcttttcctATTGctttgatatttgtttttgtgtgtgtttttggcgATGGCACCAGGTTTTGTTCAAATGCTGCTGGGGTTGGCTGTCTGTTGGCTGGCTGTTGGCTGAAACTCTTGAGTGAGCCATAAACAATGTGGCTGGCAGCCTGGCTAAAAACCCGAAAACGCCACCCACCAACGACCGCCCCAAAAATGCCAAAGTGTCGCACGGGTATCACACAAAATATTAGAAATGATACTTAACCACAGAATTGCAGAGCTTTCGCTTTTGGatcgagtgggcgtgggcgtgggcgtttgtgggtgggtggctatGTTTGTTGGGGGGAGTTAATTGTTTGCGGGCCAACCGTTTGGGCCCCCTTTTTCGCATCCGAAATGCCAAACTGTGAAATTAGCAGCAGCGCCAAATGGCAACCGGAAACGTGGCCCCAACCGGATATAAGCAACACTGGGTGCACCGAAATCATGGGGCTGGATACCGTGCCACTCCATCGGCAGAATGTTGACAGCAACAATAAGCCATTTCGAAAATAAGGcaaacaatatatttaaacttttcaattaaaatcaaaattgttCGGTTGGCTGACCTCAAATGGATTTCATGATTTTATTAGCAAACCAATAGATGAATTCGCGTATTTAAAACTTAATGCAATCGCTTTCACATTTGCTTTCTGCCTTTTCATTTGCGGCCATAAATAGCCCCCAGGGGATAAAGGATATTATTGGGTTTTGTTTCAGCCGGCCAGCCACGGTATCTACTAtatgtatacgagtatatgtttAAATGCAagccgaaatgaaaataaaaggaaattaataataaggAATAAAGCCGCCGACAAAcgatgcataaataaataatacctacAAACGTGCGTCTCCGGAATCCGGGGAAAACCCGGACTCATGTACTCATGGACTTACGGACTCATGGACTCGTGGACTCATGGATTCCGGCAAGGGCGTGGCGGAAAATcaataacaacaaaacatTGTTCGTCTGTCTGACCAACaaaaacgacaacgacaactacaactacaaaaGGCCACTTGATTGTGGTgcacaaaaatttaattgtgctcaaattgaaatgaaatcaaatgcaatttgcgtgcaattgtttctgttgtttctgctgttcCAGTTGCTGGTTCTTGGCACCGTAATATCAATATCTAGATTTAGGAACAATGTCGAAGAGAAACATTTTCGAATAAAGATCGAAATAATTTCCCCGAGGGTCCTAAGGTATGCTGTTTAAAAACAATTGCATACAAACTAAAAGACACGAATTAATAGACTATTGTTGAAGTGAGTAAACACGTAAATAAGTAATAAACCAAATTGGATTTTCATGTAATGAGCAATAAATTTAAGCTATGGCCAACAAACAATGGAATTCATCCCGAAACTATGAGGTATACTGGTATCGCtcttggattttggattttccaCACATTTATTCTGAATAAGTATTCACTTCACTTCCAAGTGCCCTTGCTTTTTGgtcttttggccagcaaatcGTTTATACTAAACAACATAGGCTGCCGGCTAGATTTGTACTTCCCACTCAAACGAGAAATCCTCTTCAAAATTGTTCGATAGCAATCAGTTTGGATGAGTACTTCTATCTTTCAACGATGCGATCCCATCCCGAGCGATTCCGATGAATTTGTGGTTTTCCTAAGCGGCATTAAGCTCAACCTTTGGCCGATTCACGAATTTAATATCCGTCATTCTTTCCCCTTTAAAAATCGAGCACGTGTAGCCCCGTCGGCcgtgttttcccttttttttcccccgGATTTCTGGTCTTTGGTGTGGGATCACCCGCAGTGCTGCCGGCAACATCCAACTCGTTACCAGAAAGCTAAACCGtgcaaaatcaaataaaaagctATGGTAATTGGCTGTCGGTTGTAAAATTTTACAATCATTTTCCAGCGTGGCGTTGCGTTCGGATGCGTTAGTATggttttccccattttgtgGTTAAAACTAGGGAAAGTTTGTTTTTGACAAACTAAAGCGACTGCGACTGGTAatgtgcgtctgtgtgcgtgcgtgaaaatatatattatgcgGCACATAAATGCGCATTAACAGGCGTTGCAGGCACAAGGACTCGCGCTCACAACCGCACTCACACCTATGCAGAGCAGTGGAGagtggacagtggacagtGGATGCCAATATCAATATCCGTGGGTCtgattaaaatgaaatatgaacATTAACcgcatttgtttaaatatacatCGAAACCGCACACACTGCGTGCAAACACTCACACCACGGCAAATACTGCACTATTGGTCCAAAGGCTTAACTAGGGGAATGCGGCTATTTGGTTGCGCTGAGATAAtagacaaacacacaaaactgCGGACAAGAACATTTAataatgaaattgaatttacaattatttttgttttgtttgccaacacgcacacacactcgcactcgcactcacgTAGACGAGCTCAAACAATGGCCgttgcttgtgtgtgtgcgagtgtgtgagtgtgtgtatagATTTTCAGGATGTGCGAGTATGTGGGcggaataaatatttgatttgcatttaatgcTGCATACATCAAAGCAACTTCGGCCCCACCATCAGCATATCAGCATCGGTTTATggttaaaatttaattaaaatccctTTGTTGCCCTTGCTGCGGTGACCAATTACATAATAATTAATGCTAGATTAATGCTGCCAACTCCTAGCCGAGAACAATGCAATCAATCTTCATGGCTGATGCCGCGAAATAAAGTAATCCAATGCTCAATTAACGCAGACAGTAAAATCTTAAgtaattgcaataaaacagaCTACCCCTCGAgtacatattttataaagtCCCTTCttctttgtattttttttgttttttgcgccAAAGAGGCGCGAGTCTTGCACAAAAAAAAGCCTTGggaaaatgccataaaatcaACGCCAAGGCAGCGACAGGATGACGACGAGGTAAGTCAGCCAGGACTTTCTGGCTGAAGAGTCAAAGCGTCTTTCCATCCCCCATTTGGCCCCCAtcgccagttggccaaaatgaaGAGCTTTCACATGTCTGGCACATAAAAATGGAGCGTTGTTAAACGCACCGCTGGGAAAACGCGGAAAGGCGGAAGAAGACGCCCCCGGAAACCGGAAGAAAACGGTGGCGCAAATGTCGCGGCCCAACTTGCTGGTGTCAGTAtctaaaccaaaaaaaagagatgagaaaaaacaagcagcagcagcagcagcggcatcacatcagcaacagcggcaTCAAAAATTGCTTATGTTTTCATAAAATGAAgcgcaaacaattttttgactgaaaagcataataaaaacaacaaaattccGCACAAAAACAAGGGGTCGTGTGCCGCTGCTAAGCAAAAGTACTCACTCCATTGTTGCTTTTGAGAGGCTGTAATctgattttattataattttgattttgctttcttttcataaattttataacaaaCCCAGGTCGTATGCAACCAAAAATGGAGCGAATGAATGTGGGCTGCAAAAAAAATTCGTAAAATAATCAACAAGGAGAATTGGgctcaaataaaaa is a window encoding:
- the LOC122621817 gene encoding uncharacterized protein LOC122621817, encoding MCKKLSFITNLTICTKYRACIFWACLNIIFGFAFIPLVVDFVKRQKLPNSVLVFGCVCGGNLTLSGFMLLIGVLKDVRCLVGSSIVFCGIGIFFIHWLIVPLALFFIFSFIVFNYYQVAMSPDDRYRVPRRFS